In Amaranthus tricolor cultivar Red isolate AtriRed21 chromosome 3, ASM2621246v1, whole genome shotgun sequence, a single window of DNA contains:
- the LOC130808731 gene encoding uncharacterized protein LOC130808731 has translation MTFYRVNEYFATRRDLGRSRLDSGHVYAKKPSDTIDKNAEKARFHDVRIYDTVRGIFEVTTGCGNRIAGKGGKSYMVDLTATSCTCQKPTIFKLPCSHVLAVCRARNISYDAFVDPSFRTTKYVSTYKKSFMPVPDMFTCDPWNGPTVVPDPSTKRAKGRPRSTRIRNEMDAPLKRPRNSCTFCGCSGHNKKTCPRRSTNDHGDAGPSSGG, from the exons ATGACATTCTACCGGGTAAACGAATACTTTGCCACAAggagggatttagggagaaGCAGATTAGATAGTGGACATGTGTATGCGAAGAAACCAAGTGatacgattgataagaatgctgaaaaagcacgctttcatgatgttaggatatatgacacagtgcgtgggatattcgaggtcaccactggttgtggcaataggatagcaggaaaaggtggaaaatcctacatggttgacctcacagcaacatcatgcacatgtcagaaaccaactatcttcaagttaccgtgctcacatgttcttgcagtatgtcgagctcgtaacatatcgtacgatgcttttgtggacccttcatttcgcactacaaaatacgtatcgACATATAAGAAGTCTTTCATGCCCGTTCCAGACATGTTTACTTGCGATCCTTGGAATGGtcctacagttgttccagatccctcaacgaagcgtgcaaagggtcgtccgcgatcaactcgtatacggaacgaaatggatgcaccgtTGAAGCGTCCTCGTAACTCGTGTACCTTTTGTGGATgtagtggtcataataagaaaacatgccctcgaaggtcaacaaa cgatcatggcgatgccgggcccagtagcggaggttga